From the Comamonas odontotermitis genome, one window contains:
- a CDS encoding ribonuclease domain-containing protein, protein MLNALASIARRSVMVCVASAGVMLAPGLAQARGGMFSGDGLDTVVLADLPAQGRKTYALILDGGPFPHDKDGVVFGNRERILPRQKRGYYREYTVKTPGSRDRGARRIVCGGQVPTVPDTCYYTSDHYSSFRRIVNE, encoded by the coding sequence ATGCTGAATGCACTGGCTTCGATAGCCCGCCGGTCTGTGATGGTGTGTGTGGCGAGCGCCGGTGTCATGCTGGCGCCGGGCTTGGCGCAGGCGCGCGGTGGGATGTTTTCCGGTGATGGACTGGATACCGTGGTGCTGGCAGATCTGCCCGCTCAGGGCCGCAAGACCTATGCATTGATTCTGGACGGCGGCCCTTTTCCGCACGACAAGGATGGGGTGGTATTTGGTAACCGCGAACGTATTTTGCCCCGGCAAAAACGGGGCTATTACCGCGAATACACCGTGAAAACCCCTGGCTCACGTGACCGAGGCGCGCGCCGCATTGTCTGCGGCGGCCAGGTGCCCACGGTGCCGGACACCTGCTATTACACCAGCGACCACTACAGCAGCTTTCGCCGTATTGTGAATGAGTGA
- a CDS encoding peptidylprolyl isomerase, whose translation MKQRILTWSAACSLALLATATSAQGFKQANDKGAGGMRLKETAGASAPASSRSTQLTPRSADFIVAVVNSEPITNVEVQQQYDRMVAQADSSNALSPSAMRRQALEMLIAQKIQLQMAAERNISVDSFAIQQAEENVARQNSLTMPQLQERLQREGIAPAQFRADLKKQLTIQKLREVEVDAKVKVNDLEVDQYLREQKAKAGVADSAVQLNLGHILVAVPENASPDEVQKLQAKAQAAVDKIRGGESFDSAVREFSDVPDGKGGGAMGLRPADRYPELFVNATKSTAVGGIAGPIRSPAGFHVLKVLEKNTGEVPAIVTQSHVRHILLRPGPKLTEAQAVERLEDYRRRVMDRQDTFEELARRYSEDGSAKSGGDLGWTNPHQFVPEFEEAMNALQPGDISQPIASRFGIHLIQLEGRREAKLNQREQRDLVRNIVREKKLEQSFNTWAQEARARAYVEYRDPPQ comes from the coding sequence ATGAAACAACGCATTCTTACCTGGAGCGCAGCCTGCAGCCTGGCGCTGCTGGCCACGGCCACCTCGGCACAGGGGTTCAAGCAGGCCAATGACAAGGGAGCGGGCGGCATGCGCCTCAAGGAAACAGCAGGCGCCAGCGCGCCGGCAAGCTCCCGCAGCACGCAACTGACGCCCCGCTCGGCGGACTTCATCGTCGCCGTCGTCAATTCCGAGCCCATCACCAATGTCGAAGTGCAGCAGCAGTACGACCGCATGGTGGCGCAGGCCGACAGCAGCAACGCGCTCTCTCCTTCCGCCATGCGCCGCCAGGCCCTGGAAATGCTGATCGCGCAGAAGATCCAGCTGCAGATGGCTGCCGAGCGCAACATCTCGGTGGACAGCTTCGCCATCCAGCAGGCCGAGGAAAACGTCGCCCGCCAGAACAGCCTGACCATGCCGCAACTGCAGGAACGCCTGCAGCGCGAAGGCATCGCACCCGCCCAGTTCCGCGCCGATCTGAAGAAGCAGTTGACGATCCAGAAACTGCGCGAAGTGGAAGTTGACGCCAAGGTCAAGGTCAACGACCTGGAAGTGGACCAGTACCTGCGCGAACAGAAGGCCAAGGCCGGTGTGGCCGATTCGGCGGTGCAACTGAACCTGGGCCACATCCTGGTGGCGGTGCCGGAAAACGCCAGCCCCGATGAAGTGCAGAAGCTCCAGGCCAAAGCCCAGGCTGCAGTGGACAAGATTCGCGGCGGCGAAAGCTTTGACAGCGCCGTGCGCGAATTCTCGGACGTACCCGACGGCAAGGGCGGCGGCGCCATGGGCCTGCGCCCTGCCGACCGCTACCCCGAGCTGTTCGTCAACGCCACCAAGTCCACGGCTGTTGGCGGCATTGCCGGGCCGATACGCTCGCCTGCAGGTTTTCACGTGCTCAAGGTGCTGGAGAAGAACACTGGCGAAGTACCCGCCATCGTCACCCAGAGCCATGTCCGCCACATCCTGCTGCGCCCCGGCCCCAAGCTGACCGAAGCGCAGGCGGTGGAGCGCCTCGAAGACTATCGCCGCCGTGTGATGGACCGCCAGGACACGTTTGAAGAGCTGGCGCGCCGCTACTCGGAAGACGGCAGCGCCAAGAGCGGCGGCGACCTGGGCTGGACCAACCCACACCAGTTCGTGCCCGAGTTCGAAGAAGCCATGAATGCCTTGCAGCCCGGCGATATCAGCCAGCCCATCGCTTCACGCTTTGGCATCCACCTGATCCAGCTGGAAGGCCGCCGCGAAGCCAAGCTGAACCAGCGCGAGCAGCGCGACCTGGTACGCAACATCGTGCGCGAGAAAAAGCTGGAGCAATCCTTCAACACCTGGGCGCAGGAAGCGCGTGCCCGCGCCTATGTGGAATACCGCGATCCGCCACAGTAA
- the rsmA gene encoding 16S rRNA (adenine(1518)-N(6)/adenine(1519)-N(6))-dimethyltransferase RsmA gives MKHIPRKRFGQNFLTDGGIIDSIVQAIHPQPGQPMVEIGPGLMALTQPLVERLGKLTVIELDRDLAVRLRLRPELDVVESDVLKVDFRAIAQHLGVPKLRVVGNLPYNISSPILFHLLEQVDVVQDQHFMLQKEVIDRMVARPATSDYGRLTVMLQWRYAMENVLFVPPESFDPPPKVDSAVVRMVPREQPAQLNPKVLEEMVQVAFSQRRKILRNTLGKWLEQKGFAGDFDLQRRAEEVPVAEYEALAAHFS, from the coding sequence ATGAAACACATTCCCCGCAAACGCTTTGGCCAGAACTTCCTGACCGACGGCGGCATCATCGACTCCATCGTCCAGGCCATCCACCCGCAGCCCGGCCAGCCCATGGTCGAGATCGGCCCTGGCCTCATGGCGCTCACCCAGCCCCTCGTCGAACGCCTGGGCAAGCTCACCGTGATCGAGCTGGACCGCGATCTGGCCGTGCGTCTGCGCCTGCGGCCCGAGCTCGATGTCGTCGAATCCGACGTGCTCAAGGTAGACTTTCGCGCCATCGCCCAGCACCTGGGCGTGCCCAAGCTGCGCGTGGTTGGCAACCTGCCCTACAACATCTCCAGCCCCATCCTGTTTCACCTGCTCGAACAGGTGGATGTGGTGCAGGACCAGCACTTCATGCTGCAAAAAGAGGTGATCGACCGCATGGTGGCCCGGCCCGCTACATCCGACTACGGGCGCCTCACCGTGATGCTCCAATGGCGTTACGCCATGGAGAACGTGCTGTTTGTGCCGCCAGAGAGCTTTGACCCGCCCCCCAAGGTGGACAGTGCCGTGGTGCGCATGGTGCCGCGCGAGCAGCCTGCGCAGCTCAACCCCAAGGTGCTCGAAGAGATGGTACAGGTCGCCTTCAGCCAGCGGCGCAAGATTCTGCGCAACACCCTGGGCAAATGGCTGGAGCAAAAAGGCTTTGCTGGCGATTTCGACCTGCAGCGCCGTGCCGAAGAAGTACCCGTGGCCGAGTACGAAGCGCTGGCGGCCCATTTCTCGTGA
- a CDS encoding barstar family protein, translating into MDAPLRQVQDTPLRFVRPNIVQAIRAYRLEDLRDAAQALGQHFLYANLAHALSKADVLELIGMQFYFPPHYGKNFDALYDCLTDPLHKSGPQPGFVVVLDQIPTAMKFDREAREQLLDVFMDAAEYWAERKIPFRCFYSFL; encoded by the coding sequence ATGGACGCTCCACTTCGTCAGGTACAGGATACGCCGCTGCGCTTTGTGCGACCGAACATCGTGCAGGCCATCCGCGCCTACCGCCTGGAAGATCTGCGGGATGCGGCCCAGGCACTGGGCCAGCATTTTTTGTATGCCAATCTGGCGCATGCCTTGTCAAAGGCCGATGTGCTGGAGCTGATCGGCATGCAGTTCTACTTCCCGCCGCACTATGGCAAGAACTTTGATGCGCTGTACGACTGCCTGACCGATCCGCTGCACAAAAGTGGCCCGCAACCTGGCTTTGTCGTGGTGCTGGACCAGATTCCAACCGCCATGAAGTTTGACCGGGAGGCGCGCGAACAGCTGCTCGACGTTTTCATGGACGCGGCCGAGTACTGGGCAGAGCGCAAGATTCCGTTTCGCTGCTTTTACTCGTTTCTGTAG